Genomic segment of Salvia splendens isolate huo1 chromosome 12, SspV2, whole genome shotgun sequence:
cggaagcggtcgcggcgaggtcgggatcggccgctgcggttgggcggtgcggagacggctccatgtcagacaacccatacgattccgtactgaaatcgggatcgtaatgggtgttggtgtcgaacgaacaaTAATCGCTGGGTTCtatacccggccaatgcgctcctgcgctaaacgtagaactattggggcttgaatccatttcgtagtaattatgtaaatgtaagttttgaaaatgaaatcgagtgaaatgaaatgttacaaatgaacggtatttataaaaaaacgaaaccgcgtgccatcgccCGCGGTTGATCGttcgcgacctccacaatgaggcggacgatggcgcggacgattgCCATCAtccgcgacagccgcaatggggcggacgatggcgcggacgatggccatcgtccgcgctattctccgcgaccgaagtatagggcgcgactatcgtccgcgccctatggcgcgcacccgcaatgggtgcggacaatggatggcgcggacgatgcgcgccattgggcgtgccatcgtccgcccattgcggatgccctaaaagaacaaaaaaaatctaCAAGCTATTTAATGTTAATTTCCAAGAGTTGAGGTCATTTAACTGCTCCAAACACACGATTATCAGATGTGTTATCAAGCATCACAGTGACACAGTCCCATTGTAGAGAAAATAGGTGATCTCAGGCAACCATAGTTTGCAAACGTTGACAGAACCAAGGTTTGTATACATAACAGATAAACCTATTGAGCAAGTAATATAGAaagataatactccctctgtcccattaaatatattaaatatatgaaaCGTTTACTTTTTCACacatgttttgaaaaaatgataataaataattaaagtggataaaaaataaaataaaaaagagaataatataaaggGGACTCTCatctacattattatctctcttactttattttttcaccgctttagttatttattataatttttccaaaacaagTGCACAAAAACAAacgttgcatatttaatgggatagagagagtactcccTCACTAcgtaacaaaataaaaacaaaattgctAGTATAGAAagattatactccctctgtcccatgttactcgcactttttattttaggccgtaaatttgtgattgattttttagtctaattaaattagaattttaagtgtaatgagacaccACTTGATAAAAGAGCTTTTAACTTAAACTAACGTAttaatagaaaaatatttaGAACTATAAAAACCATTATCTTGACAAGGAAGAAAGATAATCTTGATCTCTTAGTGATATTAATTTGACACCTAAATAAAGttgaatataaattaatttaattagaaagcGCCCATTGTCTATGGTCGATTAAGCTTttgttttgtcatttttattttctcgAATACCTTTccttttcataaaaaatataatatatgataaattgataattatAAGATTTCAGAAAatgttataaataaaaaacggttTTGTTGGTTGTTAACGCATCACATATCATTGGCCTTATTCCTTAACGCGCCAACAGATAATTATTTCACACTATCATTTCTACCCCAATACTTCACATATTTTTCTTTCAACACCCCAACATTTCTTCATTCAACTCTCATCGCAAACTTCCATAGAAATCGAATTCTCAGCCTGATTTTTGTATCTATCGATCGTGGATTGAATTTTTTCAACGCATCAATTCAGTTGATTTTCTTCAAATCCCTCCCCCCTAAAACCTTTTACAGGATTTCATCAATTCTTGCCGAATCGAAATATCCCCCAAAACCTACTACGATCCATACCCACGAACACGTAGTAGCATTAATCGCATTGTTCTCACAACTTTTAGTGATCGTTGATTGAATACGAAGCAGAATGGATGAAGTTAAAGATAAAATGAAGGGGCTGATGAAGAAAGTCAACAACCCCTTCACATCATCTTCATCGGGCAAATTCAAGGGCCAAGGCAGAGTTTTGGGATCTTCCACTACGTCGTCAccgtctccgccgccgccgccgactcCATCTAAATCAGTGTTGTCTTCATCATCACTGTCTAATTCAAAGCCCTCTAATCCAAAGGTAAACACTATTTCCGAACATAAATCGGAGAACAGAGAGCCCGGGCCACGGATGAACCCTAAGGCACACGAGAAGCCGGAAAACGGCTTCGATCCGTTTGACTCATTGGTCACGACGGGGAAGAGGAACCCAAATGGCTATTCTTTGAGAGTTTTCGAGTGTCCGGTTTGCGGTGGAGGGTACGCCTCTGAAGAAGAGGTTTCCACCCACGTCGAGTCCTGTTTGAGCAGAGCAGAATCGGGGAGTAGCGATAAGGAAGCCGATGGTGTTCGTAATCAGCTGCAGAGTTGTGTAAGCGCGTACACGTCGGGGAAACCGAGCGATGGCTCGGTGGAGGTGTTGATAAGGCTTTTGAGGAATGTGATGAAAGAGCCGGAGAATGCTAAGTTCAGGAGGATTAGAATGGGGAATCCGAAGATAAAGGAGGCAATCGCTGATGTCCCTGGAGGTGTGGAGTTGCTGGAGTGCATTGGTTTTGAATTGAAGGAGGAAAGTAGTGAAATGTGGTTTGTGATGGAAGAGCCTTCTAAGGAGCAGCTTGGTTTGGTTAAAAATGCTGTATTGTTGCTGGAGCCGAAGAAGGTAGAAGAGTTACCATCTACGGCTCCAGTTAAGTTGGATAAACCTATTGAGAGGAAGCCAGTTGATAGACAGGTATAGTCCTGCTAGGTTTTTGACTCACTGATTGATTGACTGTCTCATTGAACTATTTTTGGTGCTTTAGAACTATCATATCTTGGTCTTGTGATTCATATGTCAAGTTTGTTTTGCTATCAAATGAGCCAATAGGTTACGTTTAGGTCTTTAAAAATTAGTTACGTATATTAGAGTTACTGCTTCGGAGGAAAATTTTATGAATAGTGGAAATCTCTAGGCCTGTCTCCCCTAATTTCATGAAGTTATTGAATGTAGATATCTTTTAACGGGCCAATTGGCAATTAGATGTTTTGATATTTGAAGTTGATAGCTACCCTTGTGCAGCTCAAACTCCTGATTCGGAATGTCATGATTGAAGAGTGTTGTTAGAAAAATAGTTGGACTTGTTTTGGTCAGACTAGCTGAAAACTTTAGGTGCTTATTCTGAGGAAATTCTTTTAAGAACCTTATATATTATAAAAGCAGGAGCTACCTGAAAGGGAGAATTTGAAATTGGTTATGAATGGATTAAGGGCATGTAGAATGGTATAAAATATCTCAGGTAGTGTGCTCTTTCTGTAAAATCAGATGATTAtatgtttgtttttataaatataaaatatcactTATGAATGACACATGTCATTAGTAGCTGCCTATTAGGTTCGATTCGCTTTTCTGTTTGATTGGTAATTGGTCATAGCAGCTTCCATGCAATTTCTTGTAACCCCAATTGCATAAATATTATTTAGAGTGGAAAGTCTGATCTGATTTGTAAGTTTGTAGTTAGTTAAATTGTGTGAGACTTTAGGCTACTTACTACAGGTTCCAATTTATGACTCTGCTCTAGAGACTACCTCTGCTTCCTCCAATGGATATACTAAGCATATGTTATTTGGTTCTTATATTCTAATTTAAGTTTTAACATGGAGTAACAGTAGATAATTGTATTACTACTAAGCTCAAAGGGAAGTAAAACAGCGACAAACCGTCTTCGGGTTGGTGTATTTGTATTCTCTGATTTAGTGGACACTTGCATAAATGAATGTGAAGGGCATTTGTATTTCGCCTTGCATGCTATATTTCTCACTAACAATATGTCAGTCGCACAGAGAcacagaaaataaaaacaatagttCGGCAGCTGAACTTGTTTGGCTAACTCTCATAAGCATCCAGAGATTCCAGATAAAGATAGTGGTTAATCGCCCAAGTGGCACTGCAACTTTAAAGTACTGCAAAAAGTATCTTATTTCTGAATTTATAGTACGACCtcaaataacttttttttttctaggagAGACATAATCTACAGTGAAGAAAGTCAATCAATTATGTTAAACTTTCACACTTGTATTTCCCTTTTCAAATTATAGTCTAGTGATTTCATGATATGATTCTTGTGGATCCCCTAATTAAACATTTTCCCACCATTGATGTTGATCATTACATGTGATGCTTTCTTTTTCATCCTGCTGGAAATTTGGTCTATTATCAGAAAAGAGGGGTATCAATTAGAAATAACCAGTAGATAGGATGCCTAGTTGGTACGGCCTTTAAGTCTTATCCTCTGGGTTTGTGAAACCGCATGATTTAATGCAGACATTTGATCATGACTTTATGGGCTCATAAGAATTGCGTTTGCGGTAACCTTGACGAAAACCTAGTAGAATATATCATCTGAAAGAACCAAAGAATCTCATATGGTTGCATGGTATTTTGGGTAGTCAGGCAATTCCTTGGCATTTATCAACTGGGTCACTACCGATTGAGGAAGTGGTATTTGGTGCATTCTTGAATTCGGTAGAGAATGTAGAACTCATAAAGGCTAATGCCACACATTAAATATAGAAACTAGATTTCAATTTCTTTCAGGCAACATTTTTGTATGCTTTTGGGATTACATGATTTGGTTCCAGTTGGACTGAAGTCACTGAACTGAACTATTGTGTCCCGTAACTCTTTGATTGAAGTATTTCATAATGAATGTTATACCCTGTTCAATGATAGATATGCCATATATTCTGATTATGTGGTTTGACAGTGCCATAAAACGCCTTAAAATATCCATCTACTATTTTATGTTTCATCTCAGCTTTGTTAGGATGGAAACTAGGAACCTTAAGCTATTCATAACCTATTGCTTCAATATGTCTGTAAAATCCAAATGCGGAATGTGATAATCAAAGACGCATAAGTCCACATAATTAGCACACATAAGTCTGTATCTGACAGCTTTGTAGTTAGAATGTGATAATCAAAGACACATGCGGTAGAGAAAGGATCGTTGTGTACACATATCTATGAGAGTTAGTAGTTGGACATAAGTAAGGTGATGTGCTATTTCAGTTAAAGATAGGTAACTCCTTTACTGATATAACTTCTCTGTCCTACACAAGTTGATCACCTTATAATTTCTGCTCCAGTGTTCTTCCCTGCAGCACTTTGAGTTGAGTTCACCTAGGAGCAGTTCATGGCTTCATGACTCTTCCACTATCTGTTCTTTTTCAGGCTCTTAAGCTCTTTACTTCCCTGAGAATGAATTCTaatcacttttcctcattcttgaAATTAGATCCGGGTATTCTTTTCTGTCCCCGAGAATGTAGCCGCACGGATCGAGCTACCTGATTCTTTCTACAACCTTTCCGCTGAAGAAGTGAAAAGGGAAGCAGACTCAAGGAGAAAAAAGTTAGAGGAATCTAAGCTTCTCATTCCTAAATCATACAGAGAAAAGCAGGCCAAAGCTGCAAGAAGGCAGTATAATAAAACAGTCATTAGAATACAGTTTCCTGATGGAGTGGTACTTCAAGCTATATTTTCTCCATCGGAGCAAACTGGCGCTCTATACGAGGTTAGTCCTTTCATATATTGCCTATAGGCTTAGCAACTATTGAATAAGTAAGCCCATTTACTGTACTTAATGATTTATGTTTTTTGTTATTACCCTGGGAATGAGCTTTTGTTGTCTTACAAACATATCCTTGATGATAGATAATACCGAGTTCATGTGTTGTAAATTTCTAGATAACTTATGTTTCATACCCTGGATTGCCAAATGCCAATACATTTGACACTGAACTTTTACCTCAATACTTAAGGTTCCACATATTTCAATAGACTACAAGTTTTTATGTTAGTTGCAGCAtgtcttttcttttacttttctttttaggcATAAGTTGTAGTTTGGCTGTATTGACAACTATTTAAAATTCAACTGAGCATTTGGGGTTGTCTCCTTTGTCCTTGCCATattgttttactttttaaatGATTAGCAATATTGGAGAAGCCTGCTGTGATTGTTACCTGTGCATGGCTCAAGTTTCCCCCCCTCGCAGATAAGGGCTGTCTTTTTTTTACCACTATGCTTAAAATAAAGGACTCTTTTGTTTTTGGAGCTTATGAAATCCCTGTACCttcttattttgatgtgaaccTTGAAGCTTATAAGCACGCATAGTACGAAGAATCTGCGATGATCTCTTAAAAGCTTACAATAAAACTGTAAAAAGCAATCTCAACAGGTATCTCACGCCTAGCTGTGAAATTTTGATATGTTTTGGAAAATTAACCAACCATcccataaaattttcaaaattgaagtTCTACGCCTCAATATCTGTTATAGAATTTGTCTTTGTTTACATTGTTTCGTTCAATTAGTTGCAAAATGAAAAAGTACTGGATGTCAAGTTCGTTTGGTTTCCATTGAAAGCAACTTGTAAAACAGATGGTGGGTGTATTAAATGGGTGTTCTCATTTTTAAGGGAAGAGTTTCTACTCTCCCCTCGCATCTTTTTGACCATTTCCTCTCTAAAATCCTCATACCAGACAGTTTTGTACATTTGTACCTTTTCAGTTTAGTCAACTTCCTGATTTTTTTGATATACTCGATCAACTGATTTTTCTGTTGAATATATTGAACCAATGCTGTTCAGAAAAATATGCCAAAAAAGTGTGATATGCTATAACATTTTATTTTGGCCGAGTAAAGATAATAAGCGCACAAAATATTACTGAGTTGAAACTCTTTTTCTTGTGTTAGTTAGTGAGCAATGCACTGAAAGACCCAAGCTTAGAGTTTGAGCTACTACATCCAGTTTTAGTGAAGCGACGGGTGATCCCACATTATCCAGCGGCAGGAGAGAGAGGAATCACATTGGAAGAAGAGGATTTGGTCCCTGCAGCACTTATTAAGTTCAGACCTATTGAAACAGGTGATACTGTTTTTACCGGTCTCTCCAACGAACTCCTTCAGATCAGCGAACCCTTTGTCTCTGCTTCTGCAGTTCCTGCTTCATAACGCGTACCCTCAACTATGGCAATGCTAATTCTTCTGGAGAAAGTTGGAACCTATAGTATGCGTAGTCGATCAACCGTTGCAAATCATGCGTCGACTATATGTTTGTGGCTCTGTTTTTCATTTCTCATGCAACACAATTTGGCATTTTATTTCGATTTTCATTCAGATTTATGCTTGTGAAATACTGTATAAGTTGTGGATAGAACGACGAAgtttataaaaacaattttatttctatttttactttaattttttgcGTGTCGAAACTTGAAACATAGATACTTAGTATAATATAGGAGTTGATATTCTTGCTCGAAGAGTTTGAGGATGGTTTGTTAATGGTTattgtcccacaagaatatgcacgttttcctttttagtccgtctcacaagaatatgcactttctaattttgtaaatttttttctctctaacgaGGTGTGACTttttctccactaacaatactttaattactttctctctctacctctctttaattttaccaattttgtattaaaactcgtgtcgaacctaaattgcatattcttttgggacggagggagtattaattatgtctgattttatttattcttaAGTATTAGCCATAGTTTTAACCCTTTATTTCCGGTGGAGTTTCCTTGAAGTTGTAAGTTACATAGCAAGAAAATCAACTGAAAAGCAATTCTTTAGTTTAAATTCCATATTTCCTTTAGAATGAATTAATTTATTCTTAAACTGTAACGTGGGCgtgtttaataaattaaactCGTTTTTAACATAAGATGGATTAATTACAGTTGAGTTTGACAATATCCAACAACTAAGTTCGTTCAGACCCAACGAAGTTTAACTGAATTTAATTGTGTCCTTTACACTGTCTAATGAATCAAGCTCGTATTTGACCCCAtaatgagttaaataaattTGAGTGAATTAGTCTGGATCACGGCGATGACTACCGTACATGTATCTTTGgcctaagagtgtccactatgggaccgccgcgcctatagccccAGCGGGGGGCGGTCCCGGGGTGGTCTATAGTGGAGGTGTTgtccgcccccggggcggacgaggAGTGTGGGGGCGGTAGGCGGCGGACGGGCATGCGGCGACGGGGGCGAGGACGCTGCGACTCCGGGGCGGACGCAGCAGATAGGCGGATCGCCTATAGTGGAGCGGTGTCCGACGCGGCTATAGGcggcgattttttttatttttattttttaattcaatttaattcacctataaatacactcattccattcattattttcacaccattccaattCTTCATCActaaaaatttctctcactataCTTTGTGGTCAGAAACggacaatttgtggagagacacgtagaatgctctgattcaacaggtgcaacaccaggccgcacaggaggatgcggcgcgcttggcggaggaggcggaggctgcgatccctcgtgcgattactcatcggcggaccaTCCCACGAGGCCACGTCAGTGCGCACCAGCGCCTAATGGCtgattactttgtggataacccccgttatccacccgagatattccgccggagattcaggatgtcgcTACGGCTGttcaaccatatagcgacgaatttggcggagcgttaccggtgcttcaccctccggcgtgatgcCGCGGGCAggatcgggctgtctacgcaacagaagtgcaccgctgcactccggcagcttgcctacgccggaccagccgatatgttcgatgaatacctacagattgGTGAGACGACTGGCCTCACGGTTCTTaggcagttttgtaaggggatccgggaaatttttggtggggagtttctacggaagcccaCCCCTGATGAGTGTCAGAgcctgctggatatgcacggttcgatcCACGGGTTttcaggaatgttaggaagcatcgattgcatgcattgggagtggaggaactgccccgtggcatggaaaggccagttcacaactggattcaaaagcaaacatccaacgatgattttggaagccgttgcggactatcgtttgcggatctggcatgtgtatttcggtgtggcaggttcgaacaacgacatcaatgttcttcagtcatcgccgctcttcaacgatgagtgccggggggagggtccagaaatcagcttcgtagccaacgggacgcagtacagtaggggctactatttggcagatgggatatatccgCAGTGGCCCGTATTCATCaagactgtccgccaaccggttggaccgaagaaacaatattttgcgcgcaaacaagagggtgctaggaaggatgttgagcgggcttttggtgtcctccaattgcggtgggccattatacggtgcccgtcacgagtttggcacgaagatgatgtcgcgaatattatgttagcatgtatcatactgcataatatgataatagaagatgaaggatttgcggcagagcgctgggcaccggaagagggcgcaagtataagtcacggtgttgcctccgcgccaatacagatgggcgtaccacggagcaatgaatatctGATCCAACGTTTCGCTGATATGtgcaggaccacatcacataccactctccaggccgatttgattgaagaagtgtgggcacgtaggggaggtggcggcgcagtgtgaacacctttgtgatttgcactagattaaattttcgttgtataatttttcctttactttaatacgacgaaaatttagttgtattttattttaattattcgttgtataattttaccattttgcaATACAACGATTATTCGAccccaattacctcgttttctaattatttacattgcgatgattttaattatacttgattgaaactaaaaacattttaaaatgaaaattgattataaaattttggggctattggaagtgtccaccatagtggcggaaataaaattttggggctatggacaaaaaaactagggctatggacaaaaactagggtggggctattggggtgtccgccttatagtggacaccctaatgtCATTCTTATTCTTACTAGGATTATGGCTcgttatatactcccttcgtaccaaaataaaagtcacattttgccattttgatacattttacaataagagtcacacttcattttttccataaatggtaagtaggtctcacattccacaaactcacttcgctcacattttattataaaactaatataaaaaattggatctcatattctactaactttttcaattcactattttttagattttttaaaaGTCATGCCAATAATAAGAGTGACTCTGTGTGCGACGGAAGGAGTAGTTGTTATTTCATTATAAGCTGTATCTTAATGA
This window contains:
- the LOC121759601 gene encoding plant UBX domain-containing protein 2-like translates to MDEVKDKMKGLMKKVNNPFTSSSSGKFKGQGRVLGSSTTSSPSPPPPPTPSKSVLSSSSLSNSKPSNPKVNTISEHKSENREPGPRMNPKAHEKPENGFDPFDSLVTTGKRNPNGYSLRVFECPVCGGGYASEEEVSTHVESCLSRAESGSSDKEADGVRNQLQSCVSAYTSGKPSDGSVEVLIRLLRNVMKEPENAKFRRIRMGNPKIKEAIADVPGGVELLECIGFELKEESSEMWFVMEEPSKEQLGLVKNAVLLLEPKKVEELPSTAPVKLDKPIERKPVDRQIRVFFSVPENVAARIELPDSFYNLSAEEVKREADSRRKKLEESKLLIPKSYREKQAKAARRQYNKTVIRIQFPDGVVLQAIFSPSEQTGALYELVSNALKDPSLEFELLHPVLVKRRVIPHYPAAGERGITLEEEDLVPAALIKFRPIETGDTVFTGLSNELLQISEPFVSASAVPAS